In the Mya arenaria isolate MELC-2E11 chromosome 11, ASM2691426v1 genome, one interval contains:
- the LOC128209129 gene encoding uncharacterized protein LOC128209129 isoform X1: MKFYHHFPRREMLYRHQCANLLVKETESGVCPVCDKIFPIELLPEHADVCCQSDEVCQSGEAEAKHVFNSFDDYLSSKTLNGEKLWDISVIRRMLVQQAMEEIEQAPEEEWNRKFCITFIGEEGLDSGGLTREFLTLLYDHSPVFENSVLSFDAQLLEKKHYFLMGQMVTMGILSGHPGPRNLMKHVVDYIVSGRTTGITDIPVDQLGRLDAVSAIQEISDSVDCNQMIEKYGDLLEACGFRKVLSVESRQNAVSAMKSYYLFNRFIPSLLQFVEGLKLHGMLDMLRKCPEKAYSYLMQTEHVDSLTIKGFF; the protein is encoded by the exons ATGAAGTTCTACCACCATTTCCCAAGAAGAGAAATGTTATACAGACACCAGTGTGCCAATTTGCTTGT gAAAGAGACTGAGTCTGGTGTATGTCCAGTTTGTGATAAAATCTTCCCGATAGAATTGTTACCAGAGCACGCTGATGTTTGTTGCCAGTCTGATGAAGTTTGCCAGTCAGGGGAAGCTGAAGCTAAACATGTGTTCAA CTCATTTGATGATTATTTGTCATCAAAGACTCTGAATGGGGAGAAGCTCTGGGACATATCAGTAATCCGAAGAATGCTTGTCCAGCAGGCCATGGAAGAAATTGAGCAAGCGCCAGAAGAAGAATGGAACAGGAAGTTTTGTATAACATTCATAGGGGAAGAAGGTTTGGACTCCGGCGGATTGACGAGAGAGTTCTTAACATTGCTTTATGACCATTCCCCTGTTTTTGAGAACAGTGTTCTCAGCTTTGATGCACAATTACTTGAAAAAAAGCATTACTTCTTAATGGGACAAATGGTTACAATGGGCATTTTAAGTGGCCATCCAGGACCAAGGAATCTCATGAAACATGTTGTGGACTACATTGTCAGTGGAAGAACCACAGGTATAACAGATATACCTGTAGATCAACTTGGCCGATTGGATGCTGTCTCAGCTATACAAgag ATTTCGGATTCAGTTGATTGCAACCAGATGATAGAGAAATATGGGGATCTGCTGGAAGCCTGTGGTTTTAGAAAAGTCTTGTCAGTAGAAAGCAGACAAAATGCTGTGTCTGCGATGAAGAGCTATTACTTGTTCAACCGATTTATTCCAAGTCTACTGCAGTTTGTGGAAG GTCTCAAACTTCATGGCATGCTAGACATGTTGCGGAAATGTCCGGAGAAGGCATACAGTTACCTTATGCAGACAGAGCATGTGGACAGCTTGACCatcaaaggttttttttaa
- the LOC128209127 gene encoding uncharacterized protein LOC128209127 isoform X2 has protein sequence MNVEEQLSCIKDLCRQKILHVIQSLENARTLNITIELQEILRYLLQLSSLTCIRSCIVFVQEALQILEQLPTENEISEIEVCKRQGRKYDIPGETLQYLIESGLRVKEISELLNVSKRTVERRMEEFNLSIRQTYSNLSDNDLRQEVEELCSSFPNVGYRTIQSLLLSQGLKVQELRVRQAVRECDPCGVLFRKVFLTSCRIQRRTYSVSGPQALWHIDGNHKLIRWRLVIHGGIDGYSRFPVYLNVSNNNRADTVLYAFLEAVQQFGLPRRVRSDKGGENVLVAEYMVEHQPIVNRPFIAGRSVHNQRIERLWREVWAGVTSLYYAIFYGLENEGILDPTSEVDTDVYGIDYNPETVLFHQESVEVPATMEIGDDHRQRIQDILQKDSNNLGVDIYKEILEFWTVN, from the exons ATGAA TGTTGAGGAACAGCTATCCTGCATCAAAGATCTCTGCAGACAGAAGATACTGCATGTGATTCAGAGTTTAGAGAATGCCCGCACTCTCAACATTACTATAGAGCTACAAGAgatattaagatatttgttaCAGTTATCCAGCTTAACTTGTATAAGAAGCTGTATAGTATTTGTTCAAGAAGCTCTTCAGATCCTAGAACAGTTACCAACAGAGAATGAAATTTCGGAAATAGAAGTTTGTAAAAGACAAGGTAGAAAATATGATATCCCTGGTGAAACACTGCAGTATCTAATTGAATCCGGACTGAGAGTAAAGGAAATTTCAGAATTACTAAATGTGAGTAAGAGAACAGTTGAGAGAAGAATGGAAGAGTTCAACCTGTCAATCAGACAGACTTATAGCAATTTATCTGACAATGATTTAAGGCAAGAGGTTGAAGAGCTCTGTTCCAGTTTTCCAAATGTTGGGTACAGAACTATTCAGAGTCTTCTTCTTTCACAAGGATTGAAGGTACAGGAGTTAAGAGTAAGGCAGGCTGTAAGAGAGTGTGATCCTTGTGGGGTTTTGTTTCGCAAAGTTTTCCTGACTTCATGTAGAATACAGAGAAGAACTTACTCTGTTAGTGGTCCTCAAGCCCTTTGGCATATTGATGGAAACCACAAGTTAATAAG aTGGCGACTTGTTATACATGGAGGAATAGATGGTTACTCCAGGTTCCCAGTATATCTGAATGTCAGCAATAATAACAGAGCAGACACCGTTCTATATGCCTTTTTAGAGGCTGTACAGCAGTTTGGTTTGCCGAGAAGGGTCCGATCTGACAAGGGTGGTGAAAATGTCTTAGTGGCTGAGTACATGGTTGAACACCAACCAATAGTCAATAGACCATTTATTGCAGGGAGGTCTGTTCATAATCAAAG gatTGAAAGGTTGTGGAGAGAAGTGTGGGCTGGCGTCACAAGCTTGTACTATGCCATATTCTACGGCCTAGAAAATGAGGGTATCCTGGATCCCACCAGTGAG GTCGATACAGATGTTTATGGTATAGACTACAACCCAGAGACAGTGTTATTCCACCAGGAATCAGTTGAAGTTCCAGCTACCATGGAAATAGGCGATGATCACAGACAGCGGATACAAGATATTCTTCAAAAAGATTCAAACAACTTAGGTGttgatatttacaaagaaatactGGAATTTTGGACTGTAAATTGA
- the LOC128209129 gene encoding uncharacterized protein LOC128209129 isoform X2, whose amino-acid sequence MSQQRALELLRQAAAALERGNSTTSSTSNTDTATTANTSQSATSTSRTMAAVRNIFAPYQPYSANRTGARGRRFNPTQARSFWTHRFCVLGKTSDNVAPTREEKDRLYKANLGEKKISFEKNDDATYLKSQLEEQYPKLSGIGGFELLRTQARSRCDLEVISVPPGGYTVNFLSNQSNLGQAVCYIRPIQNNLSLEGQEFTDDDGIQEECIRCHMMIPLRLLREHAVTCGVTEEDEVLPPFPKKRNVIQTPVCQFACERD is encoded by the exons ATGAGTCAACAGAGAGCACTTGAACTCCTACGACAGGCAGCTGCTGCCTTGGAGAGGGGGAAttctactacttcttctacttcTAATACTGATACTGCCACAACTGCTAACACTAGCCAGTCAGCCACCTCCACTTCAAGGACTATGGCAGCAGTAAGGAACATATTTGCTCCCTACCAGCCTTACAGCGCCAACAGAACAGGGGCTCGTGGCAGACGTTTTAATCCTACTCAAGCACGTAGTTTCTGGACACACAGATTTTGTGTTCTTGGGAAGACTTCAGAT AATGTTGCACCTACCCGAGAAGAAAAAGACAGGCTGTATAAAGCCAACTTgggtgaaaaaaaaatatcatttgaaaaaaatgatgatgcCACGTATCTGAAGAGTCAGTTGGAGGAGCAGTACCCCAAGTTGAGTGGAATTGGAGGATTTGAGTTATTGAGGACCCAGGCACGGAGCCGATGCGACTTGGAAGTGATAAGTGTGCCTCCTGGTGGCTATACTGTAAACTTCCTGTCGAATCAAAGTAACCTTGGTCAGGCAGTCTGCTATATACGACCTATACAAAATAATCTGTCTCTGGAAGGACAAGAATTCACT GATGATGATGGTATTCAGGAAGAGTGCATTCGATGTCACATGATGATTCCTCTGAGACTACTTAGGGAGCATGCTGTGACTTGTGGAGTTACAGAGGAG GATGAAGTTCTACCACCATTTCCCAAGAAGAGAAATGTTATACAGACACCAGTGTGCCAATTTGCTTGT gAAAGAGACTGA
- the LOC128209127 gene encoding uncharacterized protein LOC128209127 isoform X1, with the protein MNVEEQLSCIKDLCRQKILHVIQSLENARTLNITIELQEILRYLLQLSSLTCIRSCIVFVQEALQILEQLPTENEISEIEVCKRQGRKYDIPGETLQYLIESGLRVKEISELLNVSKRTVERRMEEFNLSIRQTYSNLSDNDLRQEVEELCSSFPNVGYRTIQSLLLSQGLKVQELRVRQAVRECDPCGVLFRKVFLTSCRIQRRTYSVSGPQALWHIDGNHKLIRWRLVIHGGIDGYSRFPVYLNVSNNNRADTVLYAFLEAVQQFGLPRRVRSDKGGENVLVAEYMVEHQPIVNRPFIAGRSVHNQRIERLWREVWAGVTSLYYAIFYGLENEGILDPTSEVHIMMLHLVFVPRIQTHLNRFAEALRRRPLRTENNRTPLQLWMTSRHPPTNEQVDTDVYGIDYNPETVLFHQESVEVPATMEIGDDHRQRIQDILQKDSNNLGVDIYKEILEFWTVN; encoded by the exons ATGAA TGTTGAGGAACAGCTATCCTGCATCAAAGATCTCTGCAGACAGAAGATACTGCATGTGATTCAGAGTTTAGAGAATGCCCGCACTCTCAACATTACTATAGAGCTACAAGAgatattaagatatttgttaCAGTTATCCAGCTTAACTTGTATAAGAAGCTGTATAGTATTTGTTCAAGAAGCTCTTCAGATCCTAGAACAGTTACCAACAGAGAATGAAATTTCGGAAATAGAAGTTTGTAAAAGACAAGGTAGAAAATATGATATCCCTGGTGAAACACTGCAGTATCTAATTGAATCCGGACTGAGAGTAAAGGAAATTTCAGAATTACTAAATGTGAGTAAGAGAACAGTTGAGAGAAGAATGGAAGAGTTCAACCTGTCAATCAGACAGACTTATAGCAATTTATCTGACAATGATTTAAGGCAAGAGGTTGAAGAGCTCTGTTCCAGTTTTCCAAATGTTGGGTACAGAACTATTCAGAGTCTTCTTCTTTCACAAGGATTGAAGGTACAGGAGTTAAGAGTAAGGCAGGCTGTAAGAGAGTGTGATCCTTGTGGGGTTTTGTTTCGCAAAGTTTTCCTGACTTCATGTAGAATACAGAGAAGAACTTACTCTGTTAGTGGTCCTCAAGCCCTTTGGCATATTGATGGAAACCACAAGTTAATAAG aTGGCGACTTGTTATACATGGAGGAATAGATGGTTACTCCAGGTTCCCAGTATATCTGAATGTCAGCAATAATAACAGAGCAGACACCGTTCTATATGCCTTTTTAGAGGCTGTACAGCAGTTTGGTTTGCCGAGAAGGGTCCGATCTGACAAGGGTGGTGAAAATGTCTTAGTGGCTGAGTACATGGTTGAACACCAACCAATAGTCAATAGACCATTTATTGCAGGGAGGTCTGTTCATAATCAAAG gatTGAAAGGTTGTGGAGAGAAGTGTGGGCTGGCGTCACAAGCTTGTACTATGCCATATTCTACGGCCTAGAAAATGAGGGTATCCTGGATCCCACCAGTGAGGTACACATAATGATGCTACACCTCGTCTTTGTTCCACGGATACAAACCCATTTAAACCGATTTGCAGAGGCACTGAGGCGGCGTCCACTTAGAACAGAGAACAACCGTACTCCTCTTCAACTGTGGATGACTTCTAGACATCCACCCACTAATGAACAG GTCGATACAGATGTTTATGGTATAGACTACAACCCAGAGACAGTGTTATTCCACCAGGAATCAGTTGAAGTTCCAGCTACCATGGAAATAGGCGATGATCACAGACAGCGGATACAAGATATTCTTCAAAAAGATTCAAACAACTTAGGTGttgatatttacaaagaaatactGGAATTTTGGACTGTAAATTGA